A window of the Halichoerus grypus chromosome 2, mHalGry1.hap1.1, whole genome shotgun sequence genome harbors these coding sequences:
- the DRD1 gene encoding D(1A) dopamine receptor — MRTLNTSTMDGAGLVVQRDFSFRILTACFLSLLILSTLLGNTLVCAAVIRFRHLRSKVTNFFVISLAVSDLLVAVLVMPWKAVAEIAGFWPFGSFCNIWVAFDIMCSTASILNLCVISVDRYWAISSPFRYERKMTPKAAFILISVAWTLSVLISFIPVQLSWHKAKPTSSSDGNATSLGDTLDNCDSSLSRTYAISSSLISFYIPVAIMIVTYTRIYRIAQKQIRRISALERAAVHAKNCQTTTGNGNPVECSQPESSFKMSFKRETKVLKTLSVIMGVFVCCWLPFFILNCMVPFCGSGETKPFCIDSITFDVFVWFGWANSSLNPIIYAFNADFRKAFSTLLGCYKLCPTTNNAIETVSINNNGAVVFSSHHEPRGSISKDCNLVYLIPHAVGSSEDLKKEEAGGMAKPLEKLSPALSVILDYDTDVSLEKIQPITQNGQHPT; from the coding sequence ATGAGGACTCTGAACACCTCTACTATGGATGGGGCTGGGCTGGTGGTACAGAGAGACTTCTCCTTCCGCATCCTTACAGcctgcttcctgtctctgctCATCCTGTCCACACTCCTGGGGAACACACTGGTCTGTGCCGCTGTCATCAGGTTCCGACACCTGCGGTCCAAGGTGACCAACTTCTTTGTCATCTCCCTGGCCGTATCGGATCTCTTGGTGGCTGTCTTGGTCATGCCCTGGAAAGCGGTAGCGGAGATTGCTGGCTTCTGGCCCTTTGGGTCCTTCTGTAACATCTGGGTGGCCTTTGACATCATGTGCTCGACCGCGTCCATCCTCAACCTCTGTGTGATCAGCGTGGACAGGTATTGGGCCATCTCCAGCCCCTTCCGGTATGAGAGGAAGATGACCCCCAAGGCAGCCTTCATCCTGATCAGCGTGGCGTGGACCTTGTCTGTACTCATCTCTTTCATCCCAGTACAGCTCAGCTGGCACAAGGCGAAACCCACGAGCTCCTCCGACGGCAATGCCACTTCCCTGGGTGACACCCTGGACAACTGTGATTCCAGCTTAAGCAGGACATATGCCATTTCATCCTCCCTGATAAGCTTTTATATCCCCGTGGCCATCATGATTGTCACCTACACCAGGATCTATAGGATCGCCCAGAAACAAATACGGCGCATCTCGGCCTTGGAGAGGGCAGCAGTCCATGCCAAGAATTGCCAGACCACTACAGGTAATGGAAACCCGGTGGAGTGTTCCCAACCAGAAAGCTCCTTTAAGATGTCCTTCAAAAGAGAGACTAAAGTTCTGAAGACTCTGTCCGTGATCATGGGGGTCTTTGTGTGCTGCTGGCTTCCTTTCTTCATCTTGAACTGCATGGTGCCCTTCTGTGGGTCTGGGGAGACCAAGCCCTTCTGCATTGATTCCATCACCTTTGACGTGTTTGTGTGGTTTGGGTGGGCTAATTCCTCCTTGAACCCCATCATTTATGCCTTTAACGCTGATTTTCGGAAGGCATTTTCAACTCTCTTAGGATGCTACAAACTTTGCCCTACCACGAATAATGCCATAGAGACAGTTAGCATCAATAACAATGGGGCTGTGGTGTTTTCCAGCCATCACGAGCCTCGAGGCTCCATTTCCAAGGACTGCAATCTGGTTTATCTGATCCCACATGCAGTGGGCTCCTCCGAGGACCtgaagaaggaggaggcaggTGGAATGGCCAAACCCTTGGAGAAGCTGTCCCCGGCCCTATCTGTCATATTGGACTACGACACTGATGTCTCTCTAGAGAAGATCCAGCCCATCACACAAAACGGACAGCATCCAACCTGA